A section of the Pseudomonas fluorescens genome encodes:
- a CDS encoding primosomal protein N' translates to MPDAILRLALPSPLRRLFDYRAPAGVVRSQLQPGMRVRVPFGRREMIGILIEVADHSEVPPEKLKPALAILDATPPLPASLFKLCLWTSQYYQHSLGDTLSWALPVLLRQGELAETRQERFWSITPGARLDDPRIARAPRQREVLATLAQHPHGVAHPLLSKLMLSKDSLDLLLAKDLVQVEIRRHAPGERHEHWLAQPELPLNPEQRAAFEAISASADSFHAFLLAGVTGSGKTEVYLQLIRETLEAGKQALVLIPEINLGPQTLARFEQRFNARIALVHSAVNDRERLESWLAARDGEADIIIGTRSALFTPMKNPGLIIIDEEHDGSYKQQEGLRYHARDLALVRARQENIPIVLGSATPSLESLHNAYTGRYGLLRLNERAGGAKQPRFLRLDVKSRPLDSGISGPMQQAIGQTLAAGQQVLVFLNRRGFAPTLLCHDCGWMSECNRCDARMTVHQRSAELRCHHCGHVERVPRHCPQCGKVDLRPVGAGTERAEERLGILFPDFPVLRVDRDSTSRKDAMNQLFATIQKGQPCILVGTQMLAKGHHFPRVTLVSILDADGGLFSGDFRASERMAQLIVQVAGRAGRAEEPGRVIIQTHLADHPLLIQLTEQGYFAFAEQALSERRAAGLPPFAHLALLRAEAHKPGQAEGFLDEACSVAERLLGELGLSGIELLGPVPAPMERRAGRYRAQLLLQATARAPLHRLLSSWLLALEQMPSGRQVRWSLDVDPVDLY, encoded by the coding sequence GTGCCCGACGCCATTTTGCGCCTCGCCCTGCCCTCGCCCCTGCGCCGCCTGTTCGACTATCGGGCACCCGCGGGCGTGGTGCGGTCGCAGTTGCAGCCGGGGATGCGCGTACGCGTGCCGTTCGGCCGACGGGAGATGATCGGGATCCTGATCGAAGTGGCGGATCATAGCGAAGTGCCACCAGAAAAGCTCAAGCCGGCCCTGGCCATCCTGGACGCCACGCCGCCGCTGCCGGCGTCGCTGTTCAAGCTGTGCCTGTGGACTTCCCAGTATTACCAGCACAGCCTGGGCGATACGTTGAGCTGGGCATTGCCGGTGCTGTTGCGCCAGGGCGAGCTGGCCGAGACCCGCCAGGAGCGCTTCTGGTCGATAACGCCCGGTGCACGCCTGGACGACCCACGTATCGCCCGCGCCCCACGCCAGCGCGAGGTCCTGGCCACACTGGCGCAGCACCCCCATGGCGTTGCTCACCCACTGCTGAGCAAACTGATGTTGAGCAAGGACAGCCTCGACCTGCTGCTGGCCAAGGACCTGGTGCAGGTGGAAATCCGCCGCCACGCCCCCGGCGAGCGCCATGAACACTGGCTGGCCCAACCGGAGCTGCCGCTGAACCCGGAACAGCGCGCCGCGTTCGAGGCCATCAGCGCCAGCGCCGACAGCTTCCACGCATTCCTGCTGGCCGGCGTCACCGGCAGCGGCAAGACCGAAGTCTATTTGCAATTGATCCGCGAAACCCTGGAAGCCGGCAAGCAGGCCCTGGTGCTGATCCCCGAGATTAACCTCGGCCCCCAGACCCTGGCGCGCTTCGAACAACGCTTCAATGCGCGGATCGCCCTGGTGCATTCGGCCGTCAATGACCGCGAGCGCCTGGAATCCTGGCTGGCCGCCCGGGACGGCGAGGCCGACATTATTATCGGTACCCGCTCGGCCCTGTTCACGCCGATGAAAAACCCCGGCCTGATCATCATCGACGAAGAACACGACGGCTCCTACAAACAGCAGGAAGGCCTGCGCTACCACGCCCGCGACCTGGCCCTGGTGCGCGCACGCCAGGAAAACATTCCGATTGTGCTGGGCTCGGCCACGCCCTCCCTGGAAAGCCTGCATAACGCGTACACCGGACGCTACGGCCTGCTGCGCCTGAACGAACGGGCGGGCGGGGCCAAACAACCGCGCTTCCTGCGCCTGGATGTAAAAAGTCGCCCACTCGACAGCGGCATTTCCGGGCCGATGCAACAGGCCATCGGCCAGACCCTGGCGGCCGGCCAGCAAGTGCTGGTGTTCCTCAATCGCCGGGGCTTTGCGCCGACACTGCTGTGCCACGACTGTGGCTGGATGTCCGAGTGCAACCGCTGCGATGCGCGGATGACCGTGCACCAGCGCTCCGCCGAATTGCGCTGCCATCACTGCGGCCATGTGGAGCGGGTCCCGCGTCATTGCCCGCAGTGCGGCAAAGTCGACCTGCGGCCAGTAGGCGCGGGCACCGAACGCGCCGAGGAGCGCCTGGGGATTCTGTTCCCGGACTTCCCGGTACTGCGCGTAGACCGCGACAGTACGTCGCGCAAGGACGCCATGAACCAACTGTTCGCCACCATCCAGAAAGGCCAGCCGTGCATTTTGGTAGGCACGCAAATGCTTGCCAAAGGGCACCACTTTCCACGTGTGACCCTGGTCTCGATCCTGGATGCCGACGGCGGGCTGTTCTCCGGCGACTTTCGCGCCAGCGAACGCATGGCGCAGTTGATCGTGCAGGTTGCTGGCCGCGCCGGGCGTGCCGAGGAGCCTGGCCGAGTGATCATCCAGACCCACCTGGCCGACCATCCATTGCTGATTCAACTGACAGAACAAGGCTATTTTGCCTTCGCCGAACAGGCCTTGAGCGAACGTCGCGCAGCCGGCCTGCCACCCTTTGCGCACCTGGCGCTGTTGCGCGCCGAGGCCCATAAACCGGGGCAGGCCGAAGGTTTTCTGGATGAGGCCTGCAGCGTGGCTGAACGTTTGCTCGGTGAACTGGGTCTGAGCGGCATCGAGTTGCTGGGCCCGGTGCCAGCACCGATGGAACGCCGCGCCGGACGTTATCGCGCGCAGCTACTCTTGCAAGCCACCGCTCGTGCACCGCTGCATCGGCTATTAAGTAGCTGGTTACTTGCTCTGGAGCAAATGCCCAGCGGACGGCAGGTGCGATGGTCGTTGGATGTCGATCCGGTCGATTTGTACTGA
- the rpmE gene encoding 50S ribosomal protein L31: MKADIHPAYETIQVTCSCGNKFETRSNLCKPLGTDVCNECHPFYTGKQKTLDTGGRVQRFADRFGAFGKKAPAAAE, encoded by the coding sequence ATGAAAGCCGATATCCATCCAGCGTACGAAACCATCCAAGTTACTTGCAGCTGCGGCAACAAGTTCGAAACCCGTTCGAACCTGTGCAAGCCACTGGGTACTGACGTATGCAACGAGTGCCACCCGTTCTACACCGGTAAGCAGAAGACTCTGGATACTGGCGGCCGTGTACAGCGCTTCGCAGACCGTTTCGGTGCTTTCGGCAAGAAAGCTCCAGCTGCTGCAGAGTAA
- a CDS encoding thermonuclease family protein, which yields MGFYLLIRKASLVGAFFVPAIWLSTAQAEVFCPAPTTVGTFEVQRVVDGDTVRLKDGRSVRMIGVNAPETGKKGRPDEPFAVAARQRLQGLVDASGGRVGVVPGREGKDRYGRTLAHLYGANGANLEAQLLAEGLGFLVAVVPNVDLVACQQAAERSARAARLGLWRQSPVQKATQIQRSGFAVVSGRVSKVERNRGGIWIELQDSLVLRVAPNLVGQFDNALLKRLQGQDIEARGWVLDRSRRGGLKSGQARWLLPLTDPGMLQMAQ from the coding sequence ATGGGCTTTTACCTGCTGATAAGAAAGGCGTCCCTTGTGGGCGCCTTTTTTGTGCCCGCGATTTGGCTGTCGACTGCCCAGGCCGAGGTGTTTTGCCCTGCGCCAACTACCGTCGGCACCTTCGAGGTGCAGCGCGTGGTGGATGGCGATACCGTCCGTCTCAAGGACGGTCGCAGCGTGCGGATGATTGGTGTCAATGCCCCGGAGACCGGCAAGAAAGGCCGCCCGGACGAGCCATTCGCCGTGGCTGCGCGCCAACGCCTGCAAGGGTTGGTGGATGCCAGTGGTGGTCGGGTCGGGGTGGTGCCGGGTCGTGAGGGCAAGGACCGTTACGGGCGGACCCTGGCCCATCTTTATGGGGCAAACGGCGCGAACCTTGAGGCCCAGTTGCTCGCCGAGGGGCTCGGGTTCCTGGTGGCAGTGGTGCCCAATGTCGATCTGGTCGCCTGCCAGCAAGCCGCCGAGCGCAGTGCGCGGGCGGCAAGACTGGGCCTGTGGCGCCAGTCACCGGTACAGAAAGCCACGCAAATCCAGCGGTCGGGCTTTGCCGTGGTCAGTGGCCGCGTAAGCAAGGTGGAGCGCAATCGTGGCGGGATCTGGATCGAATTGCAGGATTCCCTGGTATTACGGGTTGCACCCAATCTTGTCGGGCAATTCGATAACGCCCTGCTCAAGCGCCTGCAAGGCCAGGATATCGAGGCCCGTGGCTGGGTGCTGGACCGCTCCCGGCGTGGGGGGTTGAAAAGTGGCCAGGCACGCTGGCTGCTCCCGTTGACCGATCCCGGCATGCTGCAAATGGCACAATAA
- a CDS encoding malic enzyme-like NAD(P)-binding protein: protein MSDLKTAALEYHAHPRPGKLSVELTKATATARDLSLAYSPGVAEPVREIARDPELAYKYTGKGNLVAVISDGTAILGLGNLGPLASKPVMEGKGVLFKRFAGIDVFDIEVDSESPQAFIDTVKRISITFGGINLEDIKAPECFEIEKALIEQCDIPVFHDDQHGTAIVTAAGMINALEIAGKTLSDAKIVCLGAGAAAISCMKLIVSMGARLENIYMVDSKGVIQSERTDLNQYKAMFAHPSSKRTLADALDGADVFVGLSGPNLLSAEGLKSMAANPIVFACSNPDPEIAPELAHSTRNDVIMATGRSDYPNQVNNVLGFPFIFRGALDVRAKRINEEMKVAAANALRELAKLPVPQDVCDAYGGAKLEFGREYIIPKPMDKRLITVISDAVAKAAIETGVATLPYPKNYPLKSVDDVFNG from the coding sequence ATGTCTGATTTGAAAACTGCCGCTCTCGAATATCATGCCCATCCTCGTCCAGGAAAGCTGAGTGTCGAGCTCACCAAAGCCACTGCTACCGCACGCGACCTGTCGCTGGCGTACAGCCCCGGTGTAGCCGAGCCCGTGCGTGAAATCGCCCGCGATCCTGAACTGGCCTACAAATACACCGGCAAGGGCAATCTGGTTGCAGTGATTTCTGATGGCACCGCAATTCTCGGCCTGGGTAACCTCGGCCCATTGGCTTCCAAGCCAGTGATGGAAGGCAAGGGGGTACTGTTCAAGCGCTTTGCCGGCATCGACGTATTCGACATCGAAGTCGACTCCGAAAGCCCACAAGCCTTCATCGACACCGTCAAGCGCATCTCCATCACCTTCGGTGGCATCAACCTGGAAGACATTAAGGCACCTGAGTGCTTCGAGATCGAAAAGGCCCTGATCGAACAGTGCGACATCCCGGTATTCCACGATGACCAGCACGGCACTGCGATCGTGACCGCCGCTGGCATGATCAACGCCCTGGAAATCGCTGGCAAAACCCTGTCCGACGCGAAGATCGTCTGCCTGGGCGCTGGTGCTGCCGCCATCTCGTGCATGAAGCTGATCGTGAGCATGGGCGCCCGTCTTGAAAACATCTACATGGTCGACAGCAAGGGCGTGATCCAGTCCGAGCGTACCGACCTGAACCAGTACAAGGCGATGTTTGCCCATCCGTCCTCCAAGCGCACCCTGGCTGACGCGCTTGACGGTGCTGACGTGTTCGTCGGCCTGTCCGGCCCGAACCTGCTGAGCGCCGAAGGCCTGAAGTCCATGGCGGCCAACCCGATCGTGTTCGCCTGCTCGAACCCCGATCCGGAAATCGCCCCGGAACTGGCTCACAGCACCCGTAACGACGTGATCATGGCCACTGGCCGTTCGGATTACCCGAACCAGGTCAACAACGTACTGGGCTTCCCGTTCATCTTCCGTGGCGCCCTGGACGTTCGTGCCAAGCGCATCAACGAAGAGATGAAAGTGGCCGCTGCCAACGCCCTGCGTGAACTGGCCAAGCTGCCAGTGCCACAGGACGTTTGCGACGCCTACGGTGGTGCCAAGCTGGAGTTCGGCCGTGAGTACATCATCCCCAAACCTATGGACAAGCGCCTGATCACCGTGATCTCCGATGCCGTGGCCAAGGCCGCCATCGAGACAGGTGTTGCTACCCTGCCGTATCCGAAAAACTACCCGCTCAAAAGCGTGGATGATGTGTTCAACGGCTAA
- a CDS encoding penicillin-binding protein 1A, giving the protein MRLLKFLGYSFVAIVCGLLLVFSGAYLYLSPGLPSVEALRSIQLQIPLRVYSSDEKLIAEFGEMRRTPIRFADIPPNFINALLSAEDDNFANHYGVDPSSLVRAATQLVKSGHIQSGGSTITMQVAKNFFLTSERSFSRKATEILLALQIERQLTKDEILELYVNKIYLGNRAYGIEAASQVYYGKSIRDASLAQMAMIAGLPKAPSRFNPLANPARSKERRDWILGRMYKLGKIDQNAYEAAVAEPLNASYHVPTPEVSAPYIAEMARAEMVGRYGSDAYTEGFRVTTTIPSNLQEIANHAVHEGLITYDQRHGYRGPESRLPGKTLSAWTVELGKQRSISGLDPAIVTQVKKDGVQVLTRSGEEHVPWDSMKWARPFLNTNSMGPMPKQPSDVAQVGDLIRVQRQKDDSLKFSQVPVAQGALVSLDPQNGAIRALVGGFAFEQSNYNRATQAKRQPGSSFKPFVYSAALDNGYTAASLVNDAPIVFVDEYLDKVWRPKNDTNTFLGPIRVREALYKSRNLVSIRLLQAMGVGKTIDYMTRFGFNKQDLPPNLSLALGTATLTPMEIATGWSVFANGGYKVTPYLIDKIESRNGDTLFVANPPSVPNTVAASDGLAAPANGGITIEPAPGAAPTDAATAPPTPAVAERVVDGRTTYILTSMLQDVIKRGTGRRALALGRTDLAGKTGTTNESKDAWFSGYNADYITTVWTGYDQPESLGRREYGGTVALPIWMSYMGGALKDKPAHTQAEPEGILSLRIDPISGRAAAPGTPNAYFELFKSEDTPPSMNELGNGVAPGSPLPADESAPIDLF; this is encoded by the coding sequence ATTCGTCTGCTGAAGTTTCTCGGATACTCCTTCGTCGCTATCGTTTGCGGGCTGCTGCTCGTGTTCAGCGGCGCCTATCTCTACCTTAGCCCGGGATTGCCCTCGGTAGAGGCCCTGAGAAGTATCCAGTTGCAGATTCCTTTGCGGGTCTACAGCAGCGATGAAAAGCTGATCGCGGAGTTTGGCGAAATGCGCCGTACCCCGATCCGTTTCGCCGACATCCCACCCAATTTCATCAATGCCCTGCTGTCAGCCGAAGACGATAACTTTGCCAACCACTACGGCGTGGACCCCAGCAGCCTGGTGCGTGCGGCCACGCAGTTGGTAAAAAGCGGACACATCCAATCGGGTGGCAGCACCATCACCATGCAGGTAGCGAAGAACTTCTTCCTGACCAGCGAACGCAGCTTCTCGCGCAAGGCCACGGAAATCCTCCTGGCGCTGCAGATCGAACGCCAACTGACCAAGGATGAAATCCTTGAGCTGTACGTCAACAAGATCTACCTGGGCAACCGTGCCTACGGGATCGAGGCGGCGTCCCAGGTGTACTACGGCAAGTCGATTCGCGATGCCAGCCTGGCACAAATGGCAATGATTGCCGGCCTGCCCAAGGCGCCTTCGCGCTTCAACCCGCTGGCCAACCCGGCCCGCAGCAAGGAGCGTCGCGACTGGATCCTGGGGCGGATGTACAAGCTGGGCAAGATTGACCAGAACGCCTATGAAGCGGCAGTGGCCGAACCGCTGAACGCCAGCTACCACGTGCCGACGCCAGAAGTCAGCGCACCCTATATCGCCGAGATGGCCCGCGCCGAAATGGTTGGCCGCTACGGCAGCGACGCCTACACCGAAGGTTTCCGCGTCACGACGACCATTCCGAGCAATTTGCAGGAAATCGCCAACCACGCGGTGCATGAAGGCCTGATCACCTACGACCAGCGCCATGGTTATCGCGGGCCGGAATCGCGCCTGCCGGGCAAGACCCTGAGCGCCTGGACCGTCGAACTGGGCAAGCAGCGCTCCATCAGTGGCCTGGATCCGGCCATCGTCACCCAGGTGAAAAAAGATGGCGTGCAAGTCCTGACCCGCAGCGGTGAAGAGCATGTGCCGTGGGACAGCATGAAATGGGCCCGCCCCTTCCTGAATACCAACAGCATGGGGCCGATGCCCAAGCAGCCGTCGGATGTGGCTCAGGTCGGCGACCTGATCCGCGTGCAGCGCCAGAAGGACGACAGCCTGAAATTCAGCCAGGTCCCGGTCGCCCAGGGCGCACTGGTCTCCCTGGACCCGCAGAACGGTGCGATCCGCGCCCTGGTCGGTGGTTTCGCCTTCGAGCAGAGCAACTACAACCGCGCCACCCAGGCCAAGCGCCAGCCGGGCTCCAGCTTCAAGCCATTCGTCTACAGCGCCGCGCTGGATAACGGCTACACCGCCGCCAGCCTGGTCAACGATGCGCCTATCGTGTTTGTCGACGAGTACCTGGACAAGGTCTGGCGCCCGAAGAACGACACCAACACCTTCCTCGGCCCGATCCGCGTGCGCGAGGCGCTGTACAAGTCGCGCAACCTGGTGTCGATCCGCTTGCTGCAGGCGATGGGCGTGGGCAAGACCATCGACTACATGACCCGCTTCGGCTTCAACAAGCAGGACCTGCCGCCAAACCTGTCCCTGGCCCTGGGCACCGCGACCCTCACGCCAATGGAAATCGCCACCGGCTGGAGCGTGTTCGCCAACGGCGGCTACAAGGTCACGCCGTACCTGATCGACAAGATCGAGAGCCGCAACGGTGACACACTGTTCGTCGCCAACCCGCCGAGCGTGCCCAACACCGTCGCCGCCAGCGATGGCCTGGCCGCCCCCGCCAACGGCGGTATCACCATCGAGCCGGCACCTGGTGCCGCACCTACCGATGCGGCAACTGCCCCACCAACCCCGGCAGTGGCAGAGCGCGTGGTTGACGGGCGTACCACCTACATCCTCACCAGCATGCTGCAGGACGTGATCAAGCGCGGCACCGGCCGCCGTGCCCTGGCCTTGGGCCGCACGGACCTGGCAGGCAAGACCGGCACCACCAACGAATCCAAGGATGCGTGGTTCTCCGGCTACAACGCCGACTACATCACCACTGTCTGGACGGGCTACGACCAGCCGGAAAGCCTCGGTCGCCGCGAATACGGCGGCACCGTCGCGCTGCCGATCTGGATGAGCTACATGGGCGGCGCCCTCAAGGACAAGCCAGCCCACACCCAGGCCGAGCCGGAAGGCATCCTCAGCCTACGCATCGACCCGATCAGTGGCCGCGCCGCCGCACCCGGCACACCGAATGCGTACTTTGAACTGTTCAAGAGCGAAGACACGCCGCCGTCGATGAATGAGCTGGGCAATGGTGTGGCACCGGGTAGCCCGCTACCGGCGGATGAATCGGCGCCGATCGACCTGTTCTGA
- the pilM gene encoding type IV pilus biogenesis protein PilM, whose protein sequence is MKKGFFRRKADTVLGVDIQDSGVKIVELARAGDGYAMRAYASQPLPGHAVIDSSIVDLEVVAQTLSKALFRAQTQVTHAAVAVAGPSVISRVIALEAGLEADEMEQRLRCEADQYVPYPLDEVAIDFQVQGPSGREPGYVDVLLVACLKEQVEAREAVLAMSGLVARVVDVEAFALARVTDQVVARIAPGNGINSAQWAADAQGLRVACGLALRSFD, encoded by the coding sequence ATGAAAAAGGGATTTTTCAGGCGAAAAGCCGATACCGTACTGGGTGTGGATATCCAGGACAGCGGCGTGAAGATAGTGGAGCTGGCCCGCGCCGGCGATGGCTATGCCATGCGTGCGTATGCGAGCCAGCCTTTGCCGGGTCATGCGGTGATCGACAGTAGTATCGTTGATCTGGAGGTTGTCGCGCAGACCCTTTCCAAGGCATTGTTCCGTGCACAGACCCAGGTCACCCATGCGGCCGTTGCCGTGGCGGGGCCTTCGGTGATCAGCCGGGTGATTGCGCTGGAGGCAGGGCTTGAGGCCGATGAGATGGAGCAGCGCTTGCGCTGCGAAGCTGACCAGTACGTTCCTTATCCGCTGGATGAGGTAGCCATTGATTTTCAGGTCCAGGGCCCATCGGGTCGTGAACCCGGTTATGTTGATGTGCTGCTTGTGGCGTGCCTCAAGGAGCAGGTGGAAGCGCGTGAGGCGGTATTGGCCATGTCTGGCCTGGTTGCGCGAGTGGTGGATGTAGAGGCGTTTGCCTTGGCGCGGGTGACCGATCAGGTGGTCGCTCGCATAGCGCCGGGGAATGGTATCAATAGTGCACAATGGGCTGCCGATGCCCAGGGATTGCGTGTCGCCTGCGGTTTGGCCCTCAGGAGTTTCGATTGA
- a CDS encoding PilN domain-containing protein, which yields MTRINLLPWREERAERRRKFFLIFLLVITTIALAAVWLADRVIDRAIDRQVARNNHLSKQVTILDSRIKTIDDLREQRQQLMERMKVVEDLQGHRAAGQELFEQLARAVPDGVRLHEVSVSGTLVEVTGTAVSSDDVARLMRSLEASSTLRAPNLRHVRAEEDGAGSAFQLMVDHGERQEMQR from the coding sequence ATGACAAGAATCAACCTTTTGCCCTGGCGTGAAGAACGGGCGGAGCGCCGTCGCAAGTTTTTCCTGATTTTTCTGTTGGTGATCACCACGATTGCATTGGCCGCCGTATGGCTGGCTGATCGGGTCATCGATCGCGCGATTGATCGACAAGTGGCCCGTAACAACCATTTGAGCAAGCAAGTCACCATCTTGGATTCGCGCATCAAGACCATCGACGATTTGCGCGAACAGCGCCAGCAACTGATGGAGCGGATGAAGGTGGTCGAAGATCTCCAGGGCCATCGCGCGGCAGGCCAGGAGCTGTTCGAGCAGTTGGCCCGTGCGGTGCCGGATGGCGTCCGGTTGCATGAGGTCAGCGTCAGCGGCACCTTGGTGGAGGTCACCGGCACGGCGGTGTCCAGCGACGATGTCGCCCGGTTGATGCGTAGCCTGGAGGCTTCCAGCACGCTACGCGCGCCCAACCTGCGCCATGTCCGGGCCGAGGAGGATGGTGCGGGCAGCGCCTTCCAGTTGATGGTGGATCATGGGGAGCGCCAGGAGATGCAGCGGTGA
- a CDS encoding type 4a pilus biogenesis protein PilO: MSLSSSLSGLALPQLSMLYRNIAHWPLAGRLLVGAALALLVLVAGDAVYLGGAREALQRQEAGEITLRQQFAAKARQAAQHDRVVRELETLRIAFTEQLRQMPTLMQMPGLLEDFARLGHASGVLVDQLSVLDEQVQPVFVERPMQLKLLGTYHDLLAFIHGVAGLSHIVTLHDFIIRPVDSQGGALLSLTMLAKTYRYSNPGALP, translated from the coding sequence GTGAGTCTATCGTCCAGCCTGTCAGGGCTGGCACTCCCGCAACTCTCCATGCTGTACCGCAACATCGCTCACTGGCCCTTGGCTGGCAGGCTGCTGGTGGGCGCCGCGCTTGCCTTGCTGGTGCTAGTGGCAGGGGATGCTGTGTACCTGGGCGGTGCCCGCGAGGCCTTGCAGCGTCAGGAAGCGGGAGAAATAACACTGCGCCAGCAGTTTGCCGCAAAGGCCCGGCAAGCCGCCCAGCATGACAGGGTGGTGCGCGAGCTTGAGACCCTGCGTATCGCCTTCACCGAACAGTTGCGCCAAATGCCGACGCTGATGCAAATGCCTGGCCTGCTGGAAGACTTCGCCCGTCTGGGGCACGCCAGTGGGGTGTTGGTCGATCAGCTCAGTGTGCTGGACGAGCAGGTGCAGCCGGTGTTCGTCGAGCGGCCGATGCAGCTCAAGCTGCTGGGCACTTACCATGACCTTCTGGCGTTCATTCATGGCGTGGCTGGGTTGTCGCATATCGTTACCCTGCATGACTTTATCATTCGCCCTGTTGACTCCCAGGGTGGTGCATTGCTGAGCCTGACGATGCTTGCCAAGACCTACCGGTACAGCAACCCGGGAGCCTTGCCATGA
- a CDS encoding type IV pilus secretin PilQ: MTEAVPKRIDLIQLPPPGASPLGNGRGSFDGDRLSLNFQDIEVRAVLQQIADVAGLNLVAGDDVQGSITLRLKDVPWDQALDLVLQAKGLDQRVTANVLLVAPAEELAARERLALESRKLMTELAPLRRELLQVNYARAAELAKLFQSVGGSEGVADERGSVTVDDRTNNIIAYQTGERLEELRRIVNQLDVPVRQVMIEARIVEANVDYDKSVGVRWGGLLRNKGNWSGGGVDNSPSGEGESPDSSPFVDLGVVNASSGLGIAFVTDNVLLDLELTAMEKGGNGEVISQPKVVTSDKETARILKGTEIPYQEATSEGATSVSFKEASLSLEVTPQITPDGQVIMEVRVTKDEPDYLNKLNDVPPIKKNEVNAKVQVKDGETIVLGGVFSKNQSKVVDKVPFLGDVPYLGRLFRRDVVAQRKSELLVFLTPRIMNNQAIAVSR, translated from the coding sequence ATGACTGAGGCTGTGCCCAAGAGAATCGACCTGATTCAGTTGCCACCTCCCGGTGCTTCGCCTCTGGGCAATGGGCGTGGCTCCTTTGACGGTGACAGGTTGTCCCTCAATTTCCAGGACATCGAGGTCCGCGCAGTACTGCAGCAGATTGCCGATGTGGCCGGCCTCAACCTGGTGGCCGGCGATGATGTGCAGGGCTCGATTACCTTGCGCCTCAAGGATGTGCCCTGGGATCAAGCCCTGGATCTGGTGCTGCAGGCCAAGGGCCTCGATCAACGCGTGACGGCCAATGTGCTGCTGGTGGCGCCGGCCGAGGAACTGGCCGCGCGCGAGCGGCTGGCCCTGGAATCACGCAAGTTGATGACCGAACTGGCGCCGCTGCGGCGGGAGCTGTTGCAAGTCAATTACGCCAGGGCGGCCGAGTTGGCCAAACTGTTCCAGTCGGTGGGCGGGTCTGAGGGGGTGGCTGATGAGCGTGGTTCGGTGACGGTAGATGACCGGACCAACAACATCATCGCCTACCAGACGGGGGAGCGTTTGGAAGAGTTGCGGCGCATCGTCAACCAACTGGATGTCCCGGTACGCCAGGTGATGATCGAGGCACGAATAGTCGAAGCCAATGTCGACTATGACAAAAGCGTAGGGGTGCGCTGGGGCGGGTTGCTGCGGAATAAAGGCAATTGGAGTGGTGGTGGCGTCGACAACAGCCCGTCAGGTGAGGGCGAGTCGCCCGATAGCTCGCCGTTCGTTGACCTGGGGGTCGTTAACGCAAGCTCTGGCCTGGGTATCGCGTTTGTTACCGATAACGTGTTGCTGGACCTGGAACTCACGGCCATGGAAAAAGGCGGCAATGGTGAAGTGATCTCCCAGCCCAAGGTGGTGACCTCCGACAAGGAGACGGCGCGGATTCTCAAGGGCACTGAGATTCCTTACCAGGAAGCCACGTCCGAAGGGGCGACTTCGGTTTCGTTCAAGGAAGCCTCGCTTTCCTTGGAAGTGACGCCACAAATCACTCCGGATGGCCAGGTCATCATGGAGGTCCGGGTGACCAAGGATGAGCCGGACTACCTGAACAAACTCAACGATGTGCCGCCTATCAAGAAGAATGAGGTCAACGCCAAGGTCCAGGTCAAGGACGGCGAGACCATCGTCCTCGGTGGGGTTTTCTCCAAAAACCAAAGCAAGGTGGTAGATAAAGTGCCATTTTTGGGCGATGTGCCGTATCTTGGCCGCCTTTTCCGGCGTGATGTCGTGGCCCAAAGAAAATCCGAGCTGCTGGTATTCCTGACTCCGCGTATTATGAATAACCAGGCGATTGCTGTGAGTCGTTGA
- the aroK gene encoding shikimate kinase AroK: protein MRNLILVGPMGAGKSTIGRLLAKELRLPFKDSDKEIELRTGANIPWIFDKEGELGFRDREQAMIAELCGCDGVVLATGGGAVMREENRRALHAGGRVVYLHASVEQQVGRTARDRNRPLLRTANPEKTLRDLLTLRDPLYREIADLVVETDERPPRMVVIDILERLQQLPPR from the coding sequence GTGCGAAATTTGATTCTTGTAGGGCCGATGGGGGCTGGAAAAAGCACCATCGGCCGTTTGCTGGCCAAAGAGCTGCGCCTGCCATTCAAAGACTCCGATAAGGAAATTGAATTGCGCACGGGCGCCAATATCCCGTGGATCTTCGATAAGGAAGGCGAACTGGGCTTTCGCGACCGCGAACAGGCGATGATTGCCGAGTTGTGCGGCTGCGATGGCGTGGTATTGGCCACCGGCGGCGGCGCGGTGATGCGTGAGGAAAACCGGCGGGCGCTGCATGCCGGCGGCCGAGTGGTGTATTTGCATGCATCGGTCGAGCAGCAAGTCGGGCGTACCGCTCGCGATCGCAATCGGCCATTGCTGCGCACTGCCAATCCGGAGAAAACCTTGCGCGATTTGCTGACGCTACGCGATCCGCTTTATCGGGAAATCGCCGACCTGGTGGTGGAAACCGATGAGCGGCCACCGCGCATGGTCGTAATCGACATTCTTGAACGCTTGCAGCAGTTGCCGCCCCGTTAA